A region of Halalkaliarchaeum desulfuricum DNA encodes the following proteins:
- a CDS encoding CBS domain-containing protein — MELPTPQDLRERRTELELTQSELADAAEVSQPLIARIEGGDVDPRLSTLRRIVAALDEAEGDVVRANDLMHESVVSVEPDDSVSEAVDLMEREAYSQLPVLQNGVPVGSISQSDVIHAGENVGNEPVSEIMSESFPTVSQDVTVDEIRNLLDHYKAVVVTEGGEAVGIITEADIAAYLS; from the coding sequence ATGGAACTGCCGACGCCGCAGGACCTTCGCGAGCGGCGGACCGAACTCGAACTCACCCAGAGCGAACTCGCAGACGCCGCCGAGGTTTCACAGCCGCTCATCGCCCGGATCGAGGGCGGGGACGTCGACCCGCGGCTGTCGACGCTTCGACGGATCGTGGCCGCCCTCGACGAGGCGGAAGGCGACGTGGTTCGTGCAAACGACCTGATGCACGAGTCCGTGGTGAGCGTCGAACCCGACGACTCCGTAAGCGAAGCGGTCGACCTGATGGAGCGGGAAGCGTACTCCCAGTTGCCGGTGTTGCAAAACGGCGTGCCGGTCGGCTCGATCAGCCAGAGCGACGTGATCCACGCCGGCGAGAACGTCGGAAACGAACCCGTAAGCGAGATCATGAGCGAGTCGTTCCCGACGGTGTCACAGGACGTGACCGTCGACGAGATCCGGAACCTCCTGGATCACTACAAGGCGGTCGTCGTCACAGAGGGGGGCG